Proteins encoded together in one Bacillota bacterium window:
- a CDS encoding ABC transporter substrate-binding protein, which yields MASVFLHNPLNINLSLAEMVKAAAREIGAKHDTSIEVKSATCYQRENGLLPLTASQMEDMIITYGNDLAVFGREGAREIFSPYPGRFPLREELLSKGFADPEGYFHPIFLIPLVMIYNRQLLTGAQVPQKWEDLLDARWHGRILFPERHLPASRAILALMQHLFSGRFQAFLANIVFKGSPVDVKNAVDEGQYPLGINKVSFARYARHKNVAMIWPAEGAFCLPNIMAWRQGADETLLELGQYLRSVPVQDFFLRQGYLPVIAGLPLLPEAVLNDCRLLWKGWDWFFDLAKAGIDRTQI from the coding sequence ATGGCCAGCGTGTTTTTGCATAATCCCTTAAATATAAATCTTTCTTTAGCCGAAATGGTGAAAGCTGCTGCCCGAGAGATTGGGGCAAAACACGATACTTCAATCGAGGTTAAATCCGCAACCTGTTACCAGCGGGAAAATGGCCTGTTGCCCTTAACAGCCAGTCAGATGGAGGACATGATTATTACTTACGGCAATGACCTTGCCGTCTTCGGCAGAGAAGGGGCGCGGGAGATATTTTCTCCATATCCGGGGCGGTTTCCATTGCGTGAAGAATTGCTCTCCAAGGGCTTTGCTGATCCGGAAGGTTATTTTCATCCCATTTTTCTGATCCCCCTGGTTATGATCTATAACCGGCAGCTGCTCACAGGGGCACAGGTGCCGCAAAAATGGGAGGATCTGCTGGATGCAAGATGGCACGGCAGGATACTGTTCCCTGAACGGCATCTTCCTGCCAGCAGGGCGATTTTGGCCTTGATGCAACATCTCTTTTCAGGCCGCTTCCAGGCTTTCTTGGCAAATATTGTTTTCAAGGGCTCACCGGTAGATGTGAAAAATGCTGTGGACGAAGGCCAATATCCTTTGGGCATCAACAAGGTTTCTTTTGCCAGGTATGCCCGGCATAAAAACGTAGCCATGATCTGGCCCGCTGAAGGGGCATTTTGCCTTCCAAATATTATGGCCTGGAGACAGGGGGCGGATGAGACGTTGTTGGAATTGGGGCAATACCTGCGATCAGTTCCGGTGCAGGATTTTTTTCTCAGACAAGGCTATCTCCCTGTGATCGCAGGGCTGCCATTGCTGCCGGAAGCCGTTTTGAACGATTGCCGTTTATTATGGAAGGGGTGGGACTGGTTTTTCGATCTTGCCAAAGCTGGCATAGACAGAACTCAAATCTGA
- a CDS encoding ATP-binding cassette domain-containing protein — protein sequence MIKKIAVMGGLNKSGEIEPILMVEIHPGEIVAVVGPTGSGKSQLISDIEYWADGDTPSRRQILINDLLPTVFAAQTTLRRLVAEISQNMNFVIDMSVRDFLLLHAQSRHIGNAEKIAQEVVDCANQLTGEPLKMDDSLTSLSGGQSRALMVADVALLSNAPIVLVDEIENAGINRLEALRLLAGQGKVVLVVTHDPMLALLADKRVVMKNGGMTRLLTASSNEKVLLNRLLQIDTMLCELRERIRQGGELNQEMIKEATYLYGQRVFA from the coding sequence ATGATTAAAAAAATAGCAGTCATGGGAGGGCTTAACAAAAGCGGTGAAATTGAGCCCATCCTAATGGTAGAGATTCATCCCGGCGAGATTGTGGCAGTGGTTGGGCCTACTGGTTCCGGGAAAAGCCAGCTGATTTCGGACATCGAGTACTGGGCGGATGGAGATACGCCCTCGCGCCGGCAAATCCTGATTAACGACCTGTTGCCGACAGTATTTGCCGCACAAACAACCTTGCGCAGGCTGGTGGCCGAGATTTCCCAGAACATGAATTTCGTCATTGATATGTCTGTGAGGGATTTCCTGCTTTTGCATGCCCAAAGCCGGCACATCGGAAACGCTGAAAAAATTGCGCAAGAGGTGGTTGACTGTGCTAATCAGTTAACGGGGGAGCCCTTAAAGATGGACGACAGCCTGACGTCACTGAGTGGGGGTCAGTCTCGGGCATTGATGGTGGCCGATGTCGCGCTTTTGAGCAATGCCCCCATTGTGTTGGTCGATGAAATAGAGAATGCGGGCATCAACCGCCTGGAGGCCTTAAGGCTGCTGGCCGGGCAGGGGAAGGTAGTGTTAGTGGTCACCCATGATCCGATGTTGGCGCTCTTGGCTGACAAAAGGGTGGTGATGAAAAATGGCGGGATGACCAGGCTATTGACTGCCAGCTCCAATGAAAAGGTGCTGCTCAACCGGTTGCTGCAAATAGATACTATGTTATGTGAACTGCGGGAAAGAATTCGCCAAGGCGGAGAGCTCAATCAAGAAATGATCAAGGAGGCGACATATCTATATGGCCAGCGTGTTTTTGCATAA
- a CDS encoding GTP-binding protein, which translates to MRLVIVAGTPAAGKTSVMLHTLRHILTDGSRVAVCKIDCLETSDHKAYRRLGVPVTVGLSDYICPDHFYVSNLEEIYAWGKEQLAEILILETAGLCHRCAPGIRDCLSICVVDNLSGIDTPKKVGPILTTADVVVVTKGDIVSQAEREVFRRRIEMVNPAADVIEINGLTGQGTLRLKKYVLASPPVEGVEGRQLRYPMPSAVCSYCNGETVIGSRYQMGNVKKIDFRRASND; encoded by the coding sequence TTGAGGTTGGTAATAGTGGCCGGCACTCCGGCAGCGGGAAAAACATCGGTGATGCTGCATACCTTACGGCATATCCTGACAGACGGGAGCCGGGTAGCGGTTTGCAAGATTGACTGCCTGGAAACGTCTGACCACAAGGCTTACCGCCGCCTGGGCGTTCCGGTGACGGTAGGGTTAAGTGATTATATTTGCCCCGATCATTTCTACGTGTCTAATCTGGAGGAGATTTATGCCTGGGGCAAGGAGCAGCTGGCCGAAATATTGATTCTGGAAACAGCGGGTCTGTGCCACCGCTGTGCTCCGGGCATCAGGGATTGTCTTTCGATCTGTGTGGTGGATAATTTAAGCGGAATTGACACCCCCAAAAAAGTGGGGCCTATTTTAACAACTGCCGATGTGGTTGTAGTGACCAAAGGTGATATTGTTTCCCAGGCCGAACGAGAGGTGTTCCGCAGAAGAATTGAAATGGTTAACCCTGCCGCCGATGTGATCGAGATCAACGGCTTGACAGGACAGGGAACCCTGCGTTTAAAAAAATATGTGCTGGCCAGCCCGCCGGTAGAAGGAGTCGAAGGAAGGCAGCTGCGTTATCCCATGCCTTCTGCGGTTTGTTCCTATTGTAACGGCGAGACGGTGATCGGCAGCCGTTACCAAATGGGGAATGTGAAGAAAATTGATTTTAGGAGGGCCAGTAATGATTAA
- a CDS encoding Crp/Fnr family transcriptional regulator, whose amino-acid sequence MDSTIRLLNSCSLFSHLSVDELESLLKDVASSVKCYKKNEVIFSPLYPADTLGVILKGSIDAQKIFVSGKVITVSKRFPCDLIADASIFANTNYYPSTVTACENSHIWLINKTNLLKLFAKDNRIMAKFLESVSNRALALTSMIEILSMKSISAKIAYFLTMEQKKQKSSTIVLRFTKTSWAEQMDVSRPALSREIKKMQHKGIISCHKRIIEIHSLEKLADLFSR is encoded by the coding sequence GTGGACAGTACGATCCGGCTGCTCAATAGTTGCAGCCTGTTTAGCCACTTGTCGGTTGATGAGTTGGAAAGCCTTTTAAAAGATGTTGCCTCCAGTGTAAAATGCTACAAAAAAAATGAGGTGATCTTCTCACCTCTATATCCCGCAGACACCTTAGGTGTTATCCTGAAAGGAAGCATTGACGCACAGAAGATTTTTGTCTCTGGAAAAGTGATCACAGTAAGCAAAAGATTCCCCTGCGATCTGATTGCCGATGCTTCCATCTTTGCCAACACCAATTACTATCCCTCTACTGTTACAGCCTGCGAAAACAGCCACATCTGGCTGATAAATAAAACCAACCTGTTGAAATTGTTCGCTAAAGATAACAGGATAATGGCTAAATTTTTAGAATCTGTGTCCAATAGGGCCTTAGCGCTAACTAGCATGATCGAAATTTTATCCATGAAGTCTATCTCCGCTAAAATAGCATATTTTCTAACCATGGAGCAGAAAAAACAAAAGAGCAGCACCATTGTGTTGAGATTTACAAAAACATCCTGGGCGGAACAGATGGATGTATCAAGACCTGCCCTATCTAGGGAGATTAAGAAGATGCAACATAAGGGAATTATCTCTTGCCATAAAAGGATTATTGAAATCCACAGCCTGGAAAAACTGGCGGACCTCTTCTCCCGTTAA